Below is a window of Malania oleifera isolate guangnan ecotype guangnan chromosome 1, ASM2987363v1, whole genome shotgun sequence DNA.
ATTTTctttcccacttccactccgacCACTACGCTGGCTTGACCCCTTCGTGGTCCAAAGGCATTATTTTTTGCTCCCACACCACCGCTCGCCTTCTTGTCGAGGTTCTCAAAATTCCTTGTCGCTTTGTTTTCCCGTTGTTGTTGTTAGAACCTGTTTGAATCGATGGGTGCGAGGTCGCGCTTATTGATGCGAATCACTGCCCCGGGGCAGTTCAGTTCTTGTTTAAGATTCCTGGGAATGGTGACAAATTCGAGAGGTATGTTCATACAGGTGATTTCAGGTATTGTAGGTCGATGAAATTGGAGCCCGTTTTGAGTGAATTTGTGGGTGCTGATGCAGTTTTCTTGGATACTACATACTGCAACCCAAAGTTTGTTTTTCCGTCACAGGAGGAGTCTGTTGATTATATAGTAAATGTGATAGCGAGAGCTCAAGCGGAGAATAAGGGCTTAACGAATTCTGTTTTGTTTCTCGTAGCAACTTATGTTATTGGGAAGGAGAAAATTTTGCTTGAGATAGCGCATAGGTGTAACTGTAAGATACGTGTGGATGGCAGGAAAATGGCAATTTTGTGCGCCTTGGGGTATGGGGAAAATAGGGTGTTTACAGAGGATGATTCTGAAAGTTCTGTTTATGTTGTTGGGTGGAACGTGTTGGGTGAGACCTGGCCATATTTTCGACCTAATTTTGTGAAGATGAAGGAGATCATGGTTGAGAAAGGCTACTCTAAAGTTGTCGGGTTTGTTCCTACAGGTTGGACATATGAAGTAAAGCACAGTAGGTTTGCTGTTAGAACTAAGGATTCGTTTGAGATACACCTTGTGCCTTACAGTGAACATTCAAACTATAATGAGCTGAGGGAATATGTGAAATTTTTAAGACCAAAACGTGTTATTCCTACTGTAGGCATCGATGTTGAGAAACTTGACAGTAAACATACTGAGAAAATGCGAAAGCATTTCGCCGGGTTGGTTGATGAAATGGCCATGAAGCAAGAGTTTTTGATGAGTTTTCATCGTGTATTACAGGAAGCAGAAAAAATGGGTGGAAAAGATGTTTGCATGATCCCGAAAGAGGGCCTGGATCAGGAGAAAGATAGGAAGTCATCTGAAATGAAGGAGATTAAAGATTCTGATGTGGGAACTGTTTTAGCCTCCCCATCTTGTCTGCAAAGACACCCTttaaaagatgatgaaaaagaggAACTCATACAACAACTTGGTGATTGTTTGCCTATTTGGGTAACTCGGAACCAAATGCTAGATTTGATAACTATATCAGGTAGTAATATGGTTGAAGCAGTTTCTAATTTCTACGAGCATGAAACTGAATTTCATGAGCAGGTGATTGCTTCTACAACTACATCTTCTGTTCATGCACCCCGTACAAGCTTTTGTAACGACTCTACATCACTTTTTAAACCACCTATTACTAAAAGCAGTCCAAATAGTAGTGTGGATTTCTTTCTAACTCGAGAGTGTAAAGCACCTAACATGAGGCATCCAATTAAAcgcaacatttctactggaaaaatgaagagaaatcttgaaaataagtcaaacaagaaatcaagaattaaTTCAAGTCCAGAATCCAGCAGGTCTAAACAATCAAGTATAACAAAATTTTTTGGCAAACTCTCAACAAATGTTTCTGGAGATGCACTAGGACATATGTCTGTGGAATGCCATGATGATGAAAAAAATTTAATGGCAAGTGATACCTTCAAGCCAAATGAGGAGGTAGATCAGtttattcagataataggtggcaGTGTCTCATCAAGAAGCTATGCTGCTGGTATTCTAAAAAAGGCAAAAGGTGATATCAATAGGGCTCTGGATATGCACTATAATAATCCTGAGGGTGACTCTGGTGAGAAGGAAGAGAGGTTTGTTAACTGTGGTGATTCACTTCAGGTTCAAGGCAGTGTTAACAATTTGTCATGTAGGCAAGAAAAAGGAGTGTCAGGGGAATCAGGGGAAATGGCTGAATTGTCTTCGCGTGATCAATCAGCGGAGAGCACAGCCTCAACTTTTCTGTCATTACCACCTGAAAAATACTGTCCTATAGAGTATGGTCAGTGTTAATTTGTTTAGCAgaaaaaaatttccaatttaccAAACTTTGCAAATCATGCTGTTATGTTTCCCAGTGGAAATCTTGCATTACAAAAAGTGTATTTGCAGCATGCTGGAGGGATGGACAGCCTGCTCCATATATTCATCTTGCACGAACTTTTGATCTGGTTGAGGGTGAAAAGGGCAAGATTAGGGCTACCTCCATGCTGTGTAATATGTTCAGAAGGTATATAACCATGAATTGCATATGTGTTCTCTCTATAATGTGAAAGTCATCATCTGTGAAAGAGATATTTTGTATCATATATTATCTTGTTGGGACCTGTCTTTTAAATGAAATGTTCTTATTGTACAGTTTGCTGGCCTTATCTCCTGATGATGTTCTCCCTGCTGTTTATTTGTGCACGAATAAGATTGCAGCGGACCATGAAAATATGGTTTGTATAATGTTCAAAACTGTTTTTTTCAGCTGTAATAAATACTTATTGTTGTTTAGGATTGCATGGAATGCATTTAACTAATTTTAGCATTGCAGGTATTTCTTGTTTAGTTACCTGTTTCACCCAGTATCTCTTTTTCTTTACATATTGCTTTTTTATTTGCATTCATATTCCTGACCTGAAATTAGTTTATTGTTTTCCATGCTAAGTGTTTCAAGTATATTGAACTTGTCACTTTGTACACTATAATTCAAATCCATTGAATTAGTATATTTGAATGAACTACTTGTAGTACATTGATAAAagatgaattattattattattattatgctttcaATACCTTAGATAGTGAGGTGCTttgaatattttttcttttatttttttactttttaattgtTTATCTTCTTAGATTGTTTGGTACTTATTTAGCTTTAAATcatgtagatttttttttttttaataacaaaagaaaatatcATTAATAAAGAATTTGCGAGAGGGAGAATGAGAAATCTCCCTAGACAAACTAAGACAttccaaaactaaacaaataaaataccGAAGGAAAAAAGAGATTATCAAGTCAGCATATTCCTCCAATATCTTTGAAACTCTTGGAAGCTTGCCTCATTAAAAAATCCATAACCGACACACCATAGAGAGGCCAAGTACTTAATTTTTTCGCAAACCAGCATCTGATTTAGTTTTTCCCCAGAAAATATCTGAGTATTATGTTCCTTCCATAAGCCCCATAATACTGCAAAAAAGCCACACTTCCATAAAGTTGCCCTATTCTTCCTTCTACCAAAGCTTGGGAAGGATATTTCTAAAAAATCTTCCACCGAGGGTGGACAAAACTGACTTTCTCCCATAATGCCAAAAAGTATATTCCATATACTCCAAGCAAATTCACACTGCAAAAGAAGGTGAGAAGCTGTCTCAGAGTTCTTGTAACAGAGCACACATGCATCAAGAGAGAGAGCCTTCataggtctcctaatttgcaacaagttattagcATATATCTTATTAAGCATAACCGACCAAGTGAAAGCCTTTATTTTAGGGGTagccttagccttccaaatagtaGAGTATAGTGGGAACGAAGAGTTGGAAcgaatcaaaaattcaaaaaaaggatttacaagaaaacactcttaactgatccaaagaccaagaatgAAAATCCCTCTTCAAAGAAAGGTTACTCCCACTCAATAAAGATAACAATGATAACAATTCCATCATCTCCTTATCGTTGAGATGTCTCTTAAAATGAAGATTCTAGGAAACCAAAGGATTGCTCAAGTCACAACAAAAAAGGAAATGGTTTTATTTTGCTCATAACTTGGATGAAAAAGATGagggaaagaagtggaaaatgGTGGGTTTCCCAGCCAAGGctctttccaaaaatgaatatGAGAGCCCCTCCTTCCCTCAAGTTTAGTGTGGGGTGAAAAAAAGATAGAAATGAGAAATGGACCTCCCCGGACTCCTCAATGACCATCTTAAattagcattggtatcccacACGTTCTCATCCATCCCAAACTTACTTCTTATTACTTTATACCAAAGGAACAATTCTTCTAGAGGGAAGTGCGTAGCCATTTAGCTAGAAAAGTGGTGTTTTTAGACGCCAACTTACCCAAGACCTAAACCCCCCTCTTTTTTAGATCTACAAACCTTATCCCAACTCACTAGATGGTCCCTATGACTCCGCCTGCTAGACCACAAAAACTTTTTGATAATCCTCTCAAGCTTGCTAGCAATCCCCACTGGAATCTTAATAACTTACAGGAAATATAATGGGATGCTAGCAAGACAAGCCTGAATAAGAGTAATTCTATCCCCAAGAGAGAAGAGGGTTCTTTTCCAACCATCTAATCTCTTTGTCACCCTTTCCACTGTTGGGTTCCAAAAATCTGTGGCTCTAGGGTTGCCCCCTAGAGGGACACCTAAGTAAGTCAAAGGCCAAACCAAGATACCACAGCCGACTTCATTAGCCCCCTCCCTGACACGCTTGACTGGCACATTATTGACTGCTAATACACTCTTCCTCATTAAATTTAAGCCCGGACACCCTCTTGAAAATATGAAGAACACCCAAGATTCTCCTGAGAGAAAGATCGTGATCATCTAAAAAGAAGATGGTGTCATAAGCAAACTGGAGATGAGAAACCACCACACCCTCTCTCACTTCTAGGCCTCTAACCAAACCCCTCTCCCTCGCCTTATCAaaccatcctactcaaaacatctGCTACAAGGGTAAACAAAAATTTGGATAAAGGGTCCCTCGAAGCACCAAACCTAGATTTAGGCTCACTGTTCACAATTGCTGAAAACCATACATTAGGCAAACGACCCTTGATATAGTGACGCTAACACACACCAAAAACCTTTCTTGCAGAAACTCGATTCGGGATACTCCAACTCTATTGTAGGCTTTCTCAATATCTTGTTTAAAAATGAAACCCTTCTTCTTATTCCTATGAATatcctccaccacctctttgGCAATTAAAATAGCATCCACTATCTGCCTCACATCCACAAACATGCTTTGAGTGCTAGAGATGATATCAACAAGCACCACA
It encodes the following:
- the LOC131166250 gene encoding DNA ligase 6 gives rise to the protein MKLEPVLSEFVGADAVFLDTTYCNPKFVFPSQEESVDYIVNVIARAQAENKGLTNSVLFLVATYVIGKEKILLEIAHRCNCKIRVDGRKMAILCALGYGENRVFTEDDSESSVYVVGWNVLGETWPYFRPNFVKMKEIMVEKGYSKVVGFVPTGWTYEVKHSRFAVRTKDSFEIHLVPYSEHSNYNELREYVKFLRPKRVIPTVGIDVEKLDSKHTEKMRKHFAGLVDEMAMKQEFLMSFHRVLQEAEKMGGKDVCMIPKEGLDQEKDRKSSEMKEIKDSDVGTVLASPSCLQRHPLKDDEKEELIQQLGDCLPIWVTRNQMLDLITISGSNMVEAVSNFYEHETEFHEQVIASTTTSSVHAPRTSFCNDSTSLFKPPITKSSPNSSVDFFLTRECKAPNMRHPIKRNISTGKMKRNLENKSNKKSRINSSPESSRSKQSSITKFFGKLSTNVSGDALGHMSVECHDDEKNLMASDTFKPNEEVDQFIQIIGGSVSSRSYAAGILKKAKGDINRALDMHYNNPEGDSGEKEERFVNCGDSLQVQGSVNNLSCRQEKGVSGESGEMAELSSRDQSAESTASTFLSLPPEKYCPIEYACWRDGQPAPYIHLARTFDLVEGEKGKIRATSMLCNMFRSLLALSPDDVLPAVYLCTNKIAADHENMELNIGGSLVSAALEEACGTNKSKIRTMYNNLGDLGDVALACRQNQSLLAPPSPLLIKDVFIMLQKISVQTGSGSTLRKRNLIVNLMRSCREKEIKFLVRTLVRNLRIGAMMRTVLPALAQAVFMNYSPNFRHDGPLENLKEKLQCLSAAVIEAYNILPSLDLIIPSLMEKGIGFSSSALSMVPGIPIKPMLAKITNGIPQALMLLKNKAFTCEYKYDGQRAQIHKLADGSIRIFSRNGDETTLRFPDLVNIVMESCKPAATFIVDAEVVAIDRRNGCKLMSFQELSSRERGSKNSLVSVVSIKVDICIFVFDIMFANGEQLLGFPLRLRRKYLKDLFSDEKFGYFEFARETTVEADDACLTNEATITKMNCFLEDAFRSSCEGIMIKSLDTDAGYFPSKRTDTWLKVKRDYVEGLNDSLDLVPIGAWYGNGRKAGWYSPFLMACYDPSVEEFQSVCRVMSGFSDSFYREMKEFFSEGKILSKKPPYYQTAEVPDIWFSPELVWEIRGADFTISPVHQAAVGLVDPSRGISIRFPRFIRSVLDRKPEECSTAADIAEMFHSQTRKMDVTLAG